A single region of the Hyphomonas adhaerens MHS-3 genome encodes:
- a CDS encoding 2-hydroxyacid dehydrogenase — protein MPTRKLKIVVTRKLPAAVELRMKELFDARLNEDDHPFTQEELAEAMQTADVLVPTVTDHIDGRLLARAGEQLRLIAQFGAGVDNIDVQSAIQRGITVTNTPGVLTDDTADVAMSLILAVPRRLNEGAQIMDAGGFDGWTPTWMLGRRLAGKRLGIIGMGRIGQAVARRAKSFGLQIHYHNRKPVGARVEEQLEATYWDSLDQMLARMDIVSINCPHTPATFHLMNARRIELMKPEAFIVNTARGEVIDEAALARAIKAGKLAGAGLDVFEREPAVNEELIGLPNVLLLPHMGSATIEGRTEMGEKVIINIKTFADGHRPPDRVIPAIL, from the coding sequence ATGCCGACCAGGAAGCTGAAGATCGTCGTCACTCGCAAACTGCCGGCCGCGGTGGAATTGCGGATGAAGGAGTTGTTCGACGCCCGCCTCAATGAGGACGATCACCCGTTCACACAGGAAGAACTGGCCGAGGCGATGCAGACCGCCGATGTGCTGGTGCCCACCGTGACCGACCATATCGACGGCCGCCTGCTTGCGCGCGCAGGCGAGCAGCTGCGCCTCATCGCCCAGTTTGGCGCTGGTGTGGACAATATCGACGTGCAGAGCGCCATCCAGCGCGGCATCACCGTGACCAACACGCCGGGCGTGCTGACCGATGACACGGCCGATGTCGCCATGTCGCTGATCCTTGCCGTGCCGCGCCGCCTGAATGAAGGCGCGCAGATCATGGATGCCGGCGGTTTCGATGGCTGGACGCCGACCTGGATGCTGGGCCGCCGCCTTGCCGGCAAGCGCCTCGGCATCATCGGCATGGGCCGGATCGGCCAGGCCGTCGCGCGCCGGGCAAAATCCTTCGGCCTGCAAATCCATTATCACAACCGCAAGCCGGTCGGGGCCCGGGTCGAGGAACAGCTGGAAGCGACCTATTGGGACAGCCTCGACCAGATGCTGGCCCGGATGGATATCGTCTCCATCAACTGCCCGCATACACCGGCGACGTTCCACCTGATGAATGCCCGCCGGATCGAGCTGATGAAGCCGGAAGCCTTCATCGTGAACACCGCCCGCGGCGAAGTGATCGACGAGGCCGCGCTCGCCCGCGCCATCAAGGCCGGCAAGCTGGCCGGAGCGGGGCTCGACGTGTTCGAACGCGAACCGGCCGTGAATGAAGAGCTGATCGGCCTGCCGAACGTGCTGCTGCTGCCGCACATGGGTTCGGCCACGATCGAGGGCCGCACCGAGATGGGTGAGAAGGTCATCATCAACATCAAGACCTTCGCCGACGGCCACCGCCCGCCAGACCGGGTTATCCCCGCGATCCTCTGA
- a CDS encoding SH3 domain-containing protein, giving the protein MKWAPFLISAVFFLGGAAMAQAPELVRVSRFSGKPVPRFETLKFAMVNGRAGPSKQHPVLWEYQRKGLPLLVIKESQNWRRVRDPSGTEVWVHARMLEDGHKAYVQTPTVLRQDPMPGAEAVADLGRGVLVDLGACTRGWCRVRAQDFRGYAPEPSLWGADPGETGL; this is encoded by the coding sequence ATGAAGTGGGCACCCTTTCTTATCTCGGCCGTGTTCTTCCTTGGAGGGGCCGCCATGGCACAGGCACCGGAACTGGTGCGGGTGTCGCGATTCTCGGGAAAACCCGTCCCCCGTTTCGAAACGCTGAAATTTGCCATGGTCAACGGACGGGCGGGCCCGTCCAAACAGCATCCGGTGCTGTGGGAATACCAGCGCAAGGGCCTGCCCCTGCTGGTGATCAAGGAAAGCCAGAACTGGCGGCGCGTGCGCGACCCCTCCGGCACCGAAGTCTGGGTCCATGCCCGCATGCTGGAAGACGGCCACAAGGCCTATGTGCAAACCCCCACCGTGCTGCGCCAGGACCCGATGCCGGGGGCAGAGGCTGTGGCCGATCTCGGACGGGGCGTTCTGGTCGATCTCGGCGCCTGCACACGGGGCTGGTGCCGCGTGCGGGCCCAGGATTTCCGGGGCTATGCGCCCGAACCGTCGCTGTGGGGCGCCGACCCCGGTGAAACGGGCCTCTGA
- the fabA gene encoding bifunctional 3-hydroxydecanoyl-ACP dehydratase/trans-2-decenoyl-ACP isomerase — MSGPHDFHTPQSSYSKEDLLESGKGGYFGPGNAQLPAPPMLMMDRITEITMDGGQFGKGHVVAELDITPDLWFFECHFPGDPVMPGCLGLDAMWQIVGYWLGWSGSPGKGRALGVGDVRFTGEITPDKKLVRYEIDMKRVRRGKLVLGIADGRVYVDDEHVYTATDMRVGLKNMDQPA; from the coding sequence ATGTCCGGACCGCACGACTTTCACACGCCCCAATCTTCCTACTCCAAGGAAGACCTGCTCGAATCCGGCAAGGGTGGCTATTTCGGTCCCGGCAACGCCCAGCTTCCGGCCCCGCCGATGCTGATGATGGACCGGATCACCGAGATCACCATGGATGGCGGCCAGTTCGGCAAGGGCCATGTGGTCGCCGAACTCGATATCACGCCGGACCTCTGGTTCTTCGAATGCCACTTCCCGGGCGACCCCGTCATGCCGGGCTGCCTGGGCCTTGATGCGATGTGGCAGATCGTCGGCTACTGGCTTGGCTGGTCGGGCAGCCCCGGCAAGGGCCGCGCCCTCGGCGTTGGCGATGTGCGCTTCACCGGCGAAATCACGCCCGACAAGAAGCTGGTACGCTACGAAATCGACATGAAGCGCGTGCGCCGCGGCAAGCTGGTCCTCGGCATCGCCGATGGCCGCGTCTATGTCGATGACGAGCATGTCTACACCGCCACCGACATGCGCGTCGGCCTGAAGAATATGGACCAGCCGGCCTGA
- a CDS encoding enoyl-ACP reductase FabI, translated as MADDWTPPEGTLMKGKRGIVMGVANQNSIAWGIAQQLAAQGAEIAFTYQGENLERRVRPLVESIGMDFMIPADVTDDASMDAAFASVKEKWGKIDFLVHSIAFAGKDELVGSMVENTTREGFRRAMDISVYSFIDSARRAAEIMPDGGAMICMTYLGAERTVPSYNVMGVAKAALEASTRYAARDLGTQGIRVNAISAGAMRTLSLAGIRGGKSLMGTGRDWSLLKEDTRMSGVAGCALYLLSELGHSIAGEVIHVDAGFHAVGVPELPEE; from the coding sequence ATGGCTGATGACTGGACCCCGCCCGAAGGCACCCTGATGAAGGGCAAGCGCGGCATCGTGATGGGTGTTGCCAACCAGAACTCCATCGCCTGGGGCATCGCCCAGCAGCTGGCCGCCCAGGGCGCCGAGATCGCCTTCACCTATCAGGGCGAAAACCTTGAGCGCCGCGTGCGCCCGCTGGTCGAGTCCATCGGCATGGACTTCATGATCCCCGCCGATGTGACCGATGACGCTTCGATGGACGCCGCCTTCGCCTCCGTGAAGGAAAAATGGGGCAAGATCGACTTCCTCGTCCACTCCATCGCTTTTGCCGGCAAGGACGAACTGGTCGGCTCCATGGTTGAGAACACCACCCGCGAAGGTTTCCGCCGCGCGATGGACATCTCGGTCTATTCCTTCATCGACAGCGCCCGCCGCGCGGCAGAAATCATGCCTGATGGCGGCGCAATGATCTGCATGACCTATCTGGGCGCGGAGCGGACCGTGCCGTCCTACAACGTCATGGGCGTTGCCAAGGCCGCGCTGGAGGCCTCCACCCGCTATGCCGCGCGTGACCTCGGCACGCAGGGCATCCGCGTCAACGCGATCAGCGCCGGCGCGATGCGCACGCTGTCGCTGGCCGGCATCCGCGGCGGCAAGAGCCTGATGGGCACGGGCCGCGACTGGTCCCTCCTCAAGGAAGACACCCGCATGTCCGGCGTCGCCGGCTGCGCGCTCTACCTCCTGTCAGAGCTCGGCCACTCCATCGCGGGCGAAGTCATCCACGTCGACGCCGGCTTCCACGCCGTCGGCGTTCCGGAGCTACCGGAAGAATAA
- a CDS encoding YjhX family toxin produces the protein MIHLLAQGGHIEIIRNEHNKPEDLLCFTRDGWRYPGFSLRLFRKLKRKRAIASQGGQPYRITRRGLELVRAEFDNR, from the coding sequence ATAATCCACCTGCTCGCACAGGGCGGGCATATCGAAATCATCCGCAACGAACACAACAAGCCGGAAGACCTGCTTTGCTTCACCCGCGATGGCTGGCGCTATCCGGGCTTCAGCCTGCGCCTCTTCCGAAAGCTGAAGCGCAAACGCGCCATCGCCTCGCAGGGCGGCCAGCCCTACCGCATCACGCGGAGGGGGCTGGAACTCGTCCGTGCCGAGTTCGATAACCGGTAA
- a CDS encoding nitroreductase family protein codes for MKTSPDTHVPLTGYADLPEDDMLARALAFHDRMAARRSVRQFSDKPVPQDIIEACVRTAGSAPSGANHQPWYFACVGSAEKKREIREAAEAEEREFYSGRAGEEWLDALAPIGTDADKPYMETAPWLICIFAQRRGGVREGEDRKNYYIHESVGIATGLLIAACHEAGLATLVHTPNPMKFLNRICNRPETEKPFLILVAGHPADGAMVPKHALIKKPLDEIAGFL; via the coding sequence ATGAAAACCTCGCCCGACACCCATGTGCCCCTGACCGGCTATGCCGACCTGCCGGAAGACGACATGCTGGCCCGCGCCCTCGCCTTCCATGACCGGATGGCGGCTCGCCGCTCTGTCCGTCAGTTCTCTGACAAGCCTGTGCCGCAAGACATCATCGAGGCCTGCGTGCGCACGGCGGGCTCTGCGCCTTCCGGCGCGAACCACCAGCCCTGGTATTTCGCCTGCGTCGGCAGTGCGGAGAAGAAGCGCGAAATTCGCGAAGCGGCCGAGGCCGAGGAACGTGAATTCTATTCCGGCCGCGCGGGCGAGGAATGGCTGGACGCCCTCGCCCCGATCGGGACGGATGCCGACAAGCCCTATATGGAAACTGCGCCCTGGCTGATCTGCATCTTTGCCCAGCGCCGCGGCGGCGTGCGCGAAGGCGAAGACCGCAAGAATTACTACATCCATGAAAGCGTCGGAATCGCCACGGGCCTGCTGATTGCCGCCTGCCATGAGGCAGGCCTCGCCACGCTGGTGCACACACCGAACCCAATGAAATTCCTGAACCGCATCTGCAACCGTCCGGAGACGGAGAAGCCCTTCCTGATCCTCGTCGCGGGCCACCCGGCAGACGGCGCGATGGTGCCGAAGCACGCATTGATCAAGAAACCGCTGGACGAGATCGCCGGCTTTCTCTGA
- a CDS encoding CAP domain-containing protein yields MRALFLAMGFLIAALPAAACDMDVRHRGQTVADYVETVQPCLRQWPAGYLADARMEADFLARVNDERTSRGLKPLRYRPELLDAARFQSLDMAYNGFFGHQSPDGRHHDARVAAFDRRALVKYSAENVAMVEAVRGRWNQRDAVARLHGNLMDSPGHRANILNPDITDVAMGVVRTKSGVWVTQVFVDLTGALPAPLPVRMRPGQRLDMTPALRGWHFQNFGAKQAGNRYVALGRAIPAGLHGDIELTANGRMRGEQPGLYYTIRLPGPAVTVGR; encoded by the coding sequence ATGCGTGCGCTGTTTCTTGCGATGGGATTCCTGATTGCGGCCTTGCCGGCGGCGGCGTGCGATATGGATGTGCGCCATCGCGGCCAGACGGTGGCGGACTATGTTGAAACCGTACAGCCCTGCCTGCGGCAGTGGCCGGCGGGCTATCTTGCCGATGCGCGGATGGAGGCCGATTTCCTGGCGCGTGTGAATGACGAGCGTACCTCGCGTGGGCTGAAACCGCTGCGCTATCGCCCGGAACTGCTGGACGCGGCCCGCTTCCAGAGCCTCGACATGGCGTACAATGGTTTCTTCGGGCACCAGAGCCCGGACGGGCGCCACCATGATGCGCGCGTCGCCGCCTTCGACCGCCGCGCCCTGGTCAAATACAGCGCCGAGAACGTCGCCATGGTGGAAGCCGTCCGGGGGCGGTGGAACCAGCGGGATGCCGTTGCCCGGCTGCATGGCAATCTGATGGACAGCCCCGGCCACCGGGCGAACATCCTCAATCCCGATATTACCGACGTTGCGATGGGCGTGGTGCGGACGAAATCCGGTGTCTGGGTGACGCAGGTCTTTGTGGACCTGACCGGCGCGCTCCCGGCGCCGCTGCCGGTGCGCATGCGGCCGGGCCAGCGGCTGGACATGACGCCCGCCCTGCGCGGCTGGCACTTCCAGAATTTCGGCGCGAAGCAGGCGGGTAATCGCTATGTCGCGCTGGGGCGGGCGATCCCGGCAGGCCTGCATGGGGATATCGAACTGACCGCGAATGGCCGGATGCGCGGGGAACAGCCGGGTCTCTACTACACGATCCGCCTGCCAGGCCCCGCCGTGACGGTGGGGCGCTAA
- the udk gene encoding uridine kinase: MTKRKSFLIAMSGGSGSGKSTLAEALLDHLPDGKAVMFGEDAYYHPMSFYGDPANEEERLALIATINYDAPASKEVDHLVKDLRALKSGQGIDQPIYDYDRHDRSIKTRRIEPAPVLILEGIHALSMPKIRPLIDLSVYVDTPDDLRLARRIRRDVVERGRDVESVLQQYLGTVRAAHYRWTHPAKFEADLVIADEGLPAYGNVRPTGEALERMLAPVLARLQTAGVT, encoded by the coding sequence ATGACCAAGCGCAAATCCTTCCTCATCGCGATGTCCGGCGGGTCCGGCTCCGGCAAGTCCACCCTGGCCGAGGCGCTGCTGGACCATCTGCCGGACGGCAAGGCCGTGATGTTCGGGGAGGATGCCTATTATCACCCGATGAGCTTCTACGGTGACCCGGCGAACGAAGAAGAACGCCTCGCCCTGATCGCGACCATCAATTATGACGCCCCGGCCTCCAAGGAGGTGGACCATCTGGTGAAGGATCTGCGCGCGCTGAAATCCGGGCAGGGGATCGACCAGCCCATCTATGATTATGACCGCCACGACCGCAGCATAAAGACGCGGCGGATCGAGCCTGCGCCGGTGCTGATCCTGGAAGGCATTCACGCGCTGTCCATGCCCAAGATCCGGCCGCTGATCGACCTGTCGGTCTATGTCGACACGCCGGACGATCTGCGCCTGGCGCGGCGGATCCGCCGGGACGTGGTCGAACGCGGGCGCGATGTGGAAAGCGTGCTGCAGCAATATCTCGGCACCGTCCGGGCGGCGCATTACCGCTGGACGCATCCGGCGAAATTCGAGGCCGATCTCGTGATCGCCGATGAAGGCCTGCCGGCCTATGGCAATGTGCGGCCCACGGGCGAAGCGCTGGAACGGATGCTGGCGCCTGTGCTGGCGCGCCTCCAGACCGCCGGGGTGACCTGA
- a CDS encoding pyridoxal phosphate-dependent decarboxylase family protein codes for MSDPFERARHHARKWLENLDTGPAGAQAGAAELRAAFEAPLPETGRDAGEIIDALAAKATPGLNANAGGRFFAWVMAGSLPSATAADWLVSAWDQNVGLFSVAPAAAMIEEITGEWLKDLFDLPRDASFAFTTGCQMAHVTALAAARHRVLAHAGWNVEEEGLFGAPAIRVLTSRNRHGSIDSAIRYLGIGQSNIVDVDTGPMGDMQLDDLEQKLSHYDGPIILCLNAADLNVGTFDDFAALIPVARAAGAWVHVDGAFGLFARVSERLRSLTEGIELADSWATDGHKWLNVPYDCGIAFVRDAEAHRAAMALGAAYLSPSREARDPNDWNLELSRRARAIPVYAALQELGRQGVADLIDRCCEHCHALVSGIGALSVPGASAKALNDPVLNQGLVRFERAGASKEENDAFTDDIIARVNASGEAFFSGTTWNGRRAMRVSVVSWRTNDADVAHSIAAVQTCLTGALAGT; via the coding sequence ATGTCTGACCCATTCGAGCGCGCCCGGCACCATGCCCGGAAATGGCTGGAAAATCTGGACACCGGCCCCGCCGGGGCACAGGCGGGCGCCGCAGAGCTGCGCGCCGCGTTTGAGGCGCCCCTGCCGGAAACGGGCCGCGACGCCGGTGAGATCATTGACGCCCTGGCCGCGAAGGCCACGCCGGGCCTGAACGCCAATGCGGGCGGGCGCTTCTTCGCCTGGGTCATGGCCGGGTCCCTGCCCTCTGCCACAGCCGCCGACTGGCTTGTCTCGGCATGGGACCAGAATGTTGGCCTGTTCTCCGTCGCCCCGGCCGCTGCGATGATCGAGGAGATCACGGGCGAATGGCTGAAGGATCTGTTCGACCTGCCGCGAGACGCCTCCTTCGCCTTCACGACGGGGTGCCAGATGGCGCACGTCACGGCGCTTGCGGCGGCGCGGCACCGCGTCCTCGCCCATGCTGGCTGGAATGTGGAGGAAGAGGGCCTCTTCGGTGCACCCGCGATCCGCGTTCTGACAAGCCGCAACCGGCACGGCTCCATTGATTCCGCCATCCGCTATCTCGGCATTGGCCAGTCCAACATCGTGGACGTGGACACCGGCCCGATGGGCGACATGCAGCTGGACGACCTGGAGCAAAAGCTCTCCCATTATGACGGGCCGATCATTCTCTGCCTGAACGCGGCGGACCTGAATGTCGGCACGTTCGACGATTTCGCCGCGCTGATCCCGGTGGCGAGGGCGGCAGGCGCCTGGGTGCATGTCGATGGCGCGTTCGGCCTGTTCGCGCGGGTCAGCGAGCGGCTGCGGTCTCTGACCGAAGGGATCGAGCTTGCCGACAGCTGGGCGACCGACGGCCATAAATGGCTGAACGTGCCCTATGATTGCGGCATTGCCTTTGTGCGGGATGCCGAAGCCCACCGCGCCGCCATGGCGCTGGGCGCGGCCTACCTCTCTCCCAGCAGGGAGGCGCGGGACCCGAATGACTGGAACCTCGAACTCTCCCGCCGGGCCCGGGCGATCCCCGTCTATGCGGCCCTGCAGGAACTGGGGCGGCAAGGCGTGGCGGATCTGATCGACCGCTGTTGCGAGCATTGCCACGCGCTGGTCTCAGGCATCGGCGCCCTTTCCGTCCCCGGGGCCAGCGCAAAGGCGCTGAACGACCCCGTGCTCAATCAGGGCCTCGTCCGGTTTGAGCGGGCGGGTGCCAGCAAGGAAGAGAATGACGCGTTCACCGATGATATCATCGCCCGCGTTAACGCCAGTGGCGAAGCCTTCTTCTCCGGCACCACCTGGAACGGCCGCCGCGCCATGCGCGTCAGCGTCGTCAGCTGGCGAACGAATGACGCGGATGTCGCGCACTCAATCGCGGCGGTGCAGACCTGCCTCACCGGGGCCCTTGCCGGCACCTAG
- a CDS encoding AraC family transcriptional regulator: protein MTDTLLSRVQAFADAHAGVSSGAGAGAPTPIPGLTCIRAGAPSELDYAISRPVVCLVLQGGKQVTMGRNVYDFGAGESLLIMADVPTISQIRQASPEAPYYSLVLDLDPAVIADLGAEMTGLPPPHGGPVRVEPTEREVADTALRLMRLLDRPASVPVLQAQLVREMHYWLLEGRHGAAIRRFGWPDGQAQRIARAVALLRSDYAQALPVERLAAEAGMSLSSFHQHFRAITSLSPLQFQKQLRLIEARRAMLAEGLTASEAAYAVGYESVPQFTREYGRLFGQPPGREIAAARARVQQSA from the coding sequence ATGACAGATACGCTTCTCTCGCGCGTACAGGCGTTTGCGGATGCGCATGCCGGCGTCTCTTCCGGGGCAGGGGCCGGCGCGCCGACCCCCATTCCGGGGCTCACCTGCATCCGTGCCGGGGCACCCAGCGAACTGGACTATGCGATTTCCCGCCCCGTTGTCTGCCTCGTGCTTCAGGGCGGTAAACAGGTGACAATGGGCCGGAACGTCTATGATTTCGGTGCGGGCGAGTCGCTGCTGATCATGGCGGACGTGCCGACGATCAGCCAGATCCGGCAGGCCAGCCCGGAGGCGCCTTATTACTCACTGGTGCTCGATCTCGATCCTGCGGTGATTGCGGACCTCGGTGCCGAAATGACAGGGCTGCCGCCACCGCATGGCGGGCCGGTCCGGGTGGAGCCGACCGAGCGGGAAGTGGCGGACACGGCGCTGCGTCTGATGCGATTGCTCGATCGTCCGGCTTCTGTTCCCGTGCTGCAGGCACAGCTTGTCCGGGAAATGCACTATTGGCTGCTGGAAGGCCGTCACGGTGCGGCGATCCGGCGGTTCGGCTGGCCGGACGGACAGGCGCAGCGCATCGCCCGCGCCGTGGCCTTGCTCCGGTCGGACTATGCGCAGGCGCTGCCGGTCGAGCGCCTCGCGGCGGAGGCGGGGATGAGCCTGTCGTCCTTCCACCAGCATTTCCGGGCGATCACTTCGCTTTCGCCGCTGCAGTTCCAGAAACAGCTGCGCCTGATCGAAGCGCGCCGGGCGATGCTGGCCGAGGGGCTGACAGCCAGCGAAGCGGCCTATGCGGTCGGCTATGAAAGCGTGCCGCAGTTCACACGGGAATATGGCCGCCTGTTCGGCCAGCCGCCGGGCCGGGAAATCGCCGCCGCGCGTGCCCGTGTGCAACAGAGTGCCTAG
- a CDS encoding SDR family oxidoreductase: MTKIALVTGGSRGLGRNTALSIARRGSDVILTYRSRAEEAEAVVGEIEAMGRKAVAFQLDTADAASFADFAERLSVALRRVWDRETFDHLVNNAGHGDMALIADTTEAQFDALVDVHFKGVFFLTQALLPLIADGGRIVNLSSGLTRVAAPGFAAYSAVKGAVEVLSVYLAKEVGSRGIAVNTVAPGAIETDFLGGAVRDTPDLNRTFAEMTALGRVGVPDDIGPMIASLLAPDNRWINAQRIEVSGGQGI; encoded by the coding sequence ATGACAAAGATCGCACTCGTCACCGGCGGCAGCCGCGGCCTCGGCCGCAACACTGCCCTCAGCATCGCCCGCCGTGGAAGCGACGTCATTCTCACCTACCGCTCCCGCGCGGAAGAGGCGGAGGCCGTCGTCGGCGAGATCGAAGCCATGGGCCGCAAGGCCGTGGCCTTCCAGCTCGACACGGCAGACGCCGCAAGCTTCGCGGATTTCGCAGAGCGCCTCTCAGTCGCGCTTCGCCGGGTCTGGGACCGCGAAACCTTCGATCATCTCGTCAACAATGCCGGCCATGGCGACATGGCCCTGATCGCCGACACGACCGAAGCGCAGTTCGACGCCCTGGTGGATGTCCACTTCAAGGGCGTCTTCTTCCTGACACAGGCCCTGCTGCCGCTGATCGCCGATGGCGGGCGCATCGTGAACCTGTCATCGGGGCTCACCCGCGTCGCCGCACCCGGCTTCGCCGCCTATTCCGCAGTGAAAGGCGCCGTCGAAGTGCTGAGCGTCTATCTCGCCAAGGAAGTCGGCAGCCGCGGCATCGCTGTGAACACGGTCGCACCGGGCGCCATCGAGACCGACTTTCTGGGCGGGGCCGTGCGCGACACGCCGGACCTCAACCGCACTTTCGCGGAGATGACCGCACTCGGCCGCGTCGGCGTGCCGGACGATATCGGCCCGATGATCGCCAGCCTTCTGGCCCCGGACAATCGCTGGATCAATGCCCAGCGGATCGAAGTTTCCGGCGGTCAGGGCATCTGA
- a CDS encoding SRPBCC domain-containing protein, with amino-acid sequence MPACKTHEASRIVFAPEDTLYGAMTDLDQLALWLLPDGEDMRIDKFDLRPGGTFRVSFGRDGDCPVEAINGRFIDIISDQQIVQILELDSALQGFTGTMRVTWSLEDVAEGTCLRIVADDTPPGLDTDWLTRQFELTLDRLATLVERMPSASIIYSEAGAQPC; translated from the coding sequence ATGCCTGCCTGCAAAACTCATGAAGCCTCCCGTATTGTCTTTGCGCCGGAAGACACGCTTTACGGCGCGATGACGGACCTGGACCAGCTTGCCCTCTGGCTGTTGCCGGATGGGGAGGATATGCGCATCGACAAATTCGATCTGCGGCCGGGCGGCACGTTCCGCGTCTCTTTCGGCCGCGATGGAGACTGCCCCGTCGAGGCCATCAATGGGCGCTTTATCGACATCATCAGCGACCAGCAGATTGTGCAGATCCTGGAACTCGACTCCGCCTTGCAGGGCTTCACCGGCACGATGCGCGTCACATGGAGCCTTGAGGACGTCGCGGAGGGGACATGCCTGAGGATCGTGGCCGATGACACGCCGCCGGGCCTGGACACCGACTGGCTGACCCGCCAGTTCGAGTTGACGCTGGACAGGCTGGCCACACTGGTGGAGCGCATGCCCAGTGCCAGCATCATCTATTCCGAGGCCGGCGCCCAGCCCTGCTAA